The Rhopalosiphum maidis isolate BTI-1 chromosome 4, ASM367621v3, whole genome shotgun sequence region TGAACTGCATGCAATATAAGACTAATATtactctataaatatatatatatatataaataaaaatgaaatacaatataaatattaaaaagaataaaaatgaataattatcttaGATATACACACATCTAATAGAGCTATTTCAGGGTGATTTTCTCCACAAATCAAAACTGCCAAATAACGAGCTCGATACAATAACTTTAAAGCAGtagttatttgattatttgcaTAACAATACAAAGCTAAATGAatctgaaattaaattaaaaaatatgtaatattcataaaagtacatttttcttctaaaattacatattctgTAATGGTATATGGATGATCAATTCCATTAACTCGTTCTGACATAAATACAGCTTTCTGTTGATATGCCATGGCTTCACCATAATCTCccattatataacttaatctGGCAAGCATTCGTAAACATTGAGCGATTTCAGGATGCATTGCACcatacacattatttaaaaggGTTAAAGCTTccataattaaatcatatccTTCTTTTAAAAGCCCTTGTTGGATTTTTGTTTGGCCAgtggtataaaaattaaacgcaTCAGTTGCCTGTAATCatcaacatatattataaaagaaaatgcaataaaactacttattttacCCTAGGATTGATGTGTTTAACAACAGGAAACATATTCACAATATCTTCTTCAAAGAATGTAAACCGATTTTTAGAATCAAATGAATATTCCCTTAAAAGTATCTGAATTCcagtttttaaacaaaatgacctattaataaagaataaaaatattctgtttaagttattaataacaaacacaatatttctatataaaggCTTAATGGAAAACAAATATACctcaataatgatattttttgagtGCCATAGTGTTCACAAATAGATTCAATTGTTTCAGAAACCAATTCCCAagcataatatgattttatttctgCTCGAATTTGAGACCAAAGACCATGCCGAGTAAGATTAGCCCAATCTTTATTATCTACTGTTAATAATCTGTTTAATCTCCCTTTACGCTTGTTACgcttttttattggttttacatCGTCTAATGTATTCTGAGGATGTGGTGTTGAACACGAtgacaaaaaacaatttaaaaaatgactaaCTGCATTAGCTAGACTCATCAACTCGGctgactaaaaataaacaatttaaatttaaagtatataaaacagTGATAGTATTTAATTCTTCTTACTTGTATGTAAGTATTGAATATGTGTTTTGCTGCCCTAGTAATTAATTCTGCAACAGTAATACTGTACAAATATTCAAgttgtttgatttttgatagtttttcAGCGATTTTCCCCAAATAACGAATATTGATACCTCTAGTATGTAAATTTTCAGATAATATTTGTCCATCCATTGGAGCAGAAGAATGATCCATACAGTCTCTAATCTATaagaataaattgtatacttttgTCAGTATGCAATATACTCCATTCACATTTAGAAGTGACCCAGGCAGCCGACTTTTGCCCAAAGGCATGGTATTATTCTATGCACTGCTCAAATTGAGGGGGGACGGAGCACCccaactatttatatttttttgcgttcccttaactttattttttcacaggAATGGAGGGACAAACTTAtgtccaaaataatttatattaaatggtggatttcaatttaaaatataataattttacaatttttagtattaaaattaattttgataattaatgattaatttattattattagtatcacTTCTATggttctatatatttttttttgtagttgcttattaataattatatcatactgTTTTTTgcctataatttattgtacatatatattctatGGACTAGTATGAaggtagaattaaaatatttgtgtagtaAAAAagtggtatttaaaatataattaaagttgtCAAGACGGGTGTGGGGGCGAAACCCCCCCACTGGCATGTGTTTAGTAATAATGCATTTGGAATgcagtttttaaatcatttgattGAGCATCTCTACTTAATTTTTCCCAGTTCAAGCACTGGTtcgatgtttatattacaagtGGTTGATTAAGTAGAGAAAATAGTTATGGGTGTGACCTGTGCGCCACCAACAAAATATGGTCGCTTCTAAATTTGAATGGAGTATATATACAGAGTATAAACGCTAATGAGAATACTCAAATATCTGCGTAGCCCTCTCCAATTTGAATTCTGTATTTTAATAGGTTatgacagttttttttttaacataattagaTACGCACGCgacacaactttttttttcttaagtggcaacaactttattatatttgcctatttttttttaatgatttttggtAGCTTAACCAACTTCTAAGTCCAAAATTGATCAAGTTACAGAAATACAACCAAAAACCTCGAAATGTTagcaattttatgttttttgactgtaactctaaaaataattattataggattTTTTAGGcttgatattttgaatttttactcTCATTTCCctattaataatgatgatatttaaatataattttaactatactcGCTGCCGAATAAAAACGTACCTCATAGTGCAGGCAACAGCCTGATTCTTCACCGCAACCTTGTTATAGTTGGGCAGTATACATCTATTCCACTTCGTTTTTGTTAGACTATTAGATACGACATGCGCGCGGTGAACATGTTTTGGTCCACTGCCCAGGTATGTTCTTATTCTGAGGtgagtatactatataattttcactttAATTCTAATGTAAATAAGTATGTTATTGTTACATTCAATAGATCTATtgaaatttagtaataattaatattaaatttaattattatttaagttataagtttatttagtttttaattaatttaacgtatAAATTGTTGTCCAAATTAACTAACTATGCTATCTTAAATTGGAATAGAAACATAATCTTAtacttatcatattttatctggaattataaaattaaacattaggtatttatctttaagtaaacatttatctgtataacaatttgatacaaaataaaacaatgaccagcagtttaaacaaaaattaaagtgaaaacaatacaataattaaaattataataacgtctAATATAaccttaataaataaaggtaaatatttcataagaaaaatcctaaataaattctagaataattttttttagagtaacagtcaaaaaactaaaaatcgcGCACATTTTGAGGTTTTTTGGTTGATTGCTGTAACTCGGCAATTTAAGAATTAGAAAGTAATTTTGATTACCAAAATTCACTAAAAAAaggcaaaaaataataagtagttaaaATAGATGTttgccattaaaaaaaaaaaagttgtactATGCATACcctattaagttaaaaaatttcataggccataaaattgtgtacttttatatcataacaaccaacttattattttattgtattttatatggaatataatatatatacatccaTATATCctacaatttaatgatataaattttatagtttgtttgaaaaataatttacaattagacCTTtactgattaatattaaataatagaaattatacaaacatacaaACAATGGAATTTGAGATAACAGTAGATATTCAGCTGCATCTACAACCAattgtttttctaatttaaaatgatctgATTCGGGGTTAAAATGCTTTACACCTGGTGAAAACACATCTGGATTGAATCTTATATCAAATTCTGTTTCTTTCAGTGAGCCAACCTTTTGAGCAGCTTTTTTAACAACTTCTTTAGTACTATTATCATCacctattacaatttatgttttataatttattattctttattatgataaagaaGCTAGCAAAAAGCaattgaaactaaaaaaaattaacttactaTCTTTTACAACGCTTTCAGTAATTGTTtccacaatttttttcttagtcTCTATTGACTCTTCCAAAGTATTTTCATCACccttattatcaattttattaacatcagCTACTTCATGTTTACTATTTTCATCACTAATTCCTTTTTctttaatctaataaatatataagtacttagatttaatcaatttatgcaGAAGTTCAACATACCAGTGCACTATTATCAATAACGCTGTccacatttttttgatttttccatAAGTTTAAATGCTGTAAATGGAATGCTGCATACTTAATAAACATCATATAACgtgtactatataaaattatagtttcaatattaaattagacgtctttaaaaaagaatataattttacttaaaattaaaaattcttactCAATGAATGAATCAATTAACTCTTGTCTAAGACAACATAATTTATGTCTATGTTGAATAGGAAATCCCAAAGATTTTACTTCTTTACTAAGTATATCTTCATCaactataacaaataatataataattagttaattcattaaatttgaattaagtctaaataatatttacgtaaaaGGAAATTGACATCTGGAGGAAAAGTTCTAAGTAgatccaaaatataataacggcTATCATTTCCAATGATACCTTTACACTCTACAGATGAACATAATTCAATTTCTTCACTTTTTTCACTGATTACTTTATGTggcattatttttaactgctgtGCTGCTTGACTAagctataataagtatattattgatttagtttaattatcaagttaatttaaatatacgtaataaaatacattgtcaCATACTAATTCAATGTATTTTGGATTGGTAGTCACGGTTTTACCGAAATCTACAGATCCATACACAACAGATTGTTCTTGTTCTCTTTCCAAAATGCCAGGAATAATAGATTGAGCTGTTACTCTGTATCCTCTATAATCAACAACAACTGTGCCTAACGTGTATAATCCAGGCAAGTCTACTGCACTATATACTCGAACGCCTTGCAAATCATTTCGCTAAAATAAcacatgttatataaaaattgaaaacttaattttaagttaatataagagataataattaaatacatacaggAGCAACAAAAGCAGCAGCATCTCCTCCTAATTCTTTATAATGATCTCTAACATCAAAACCcagtgagaaaaaaatattattccataTAAACATTTGCATTTTAGCTTCTTCACCAGGATTAATAGCCATTACATTACCATCAATTACTGCCATAGCACCTCTGGTAGCAGCAGCTACAAAATCACCATGAACCTattaaatgtaagtatttaaatcaaCATGACACTtctattctaaataatttaaaatatttgttataggtacatactttGAAAATGGCTCTTTCTCTCAATAAACGTTCCGGAAGATTTTTACGAGGAAGTTCTCTAGTTGTTTGTAATTCTTCATTCCAATCTCGGGTTTGACCAGGAATATGTTCTTCATATCCAAGTTTTGATGAAAAAGcttaaatacacaaaaataattcatatacatttttttcaattacataatttaatttagtttagaaatcacatttctaaaaaaaaaaaaaaaatttgactaaaataatacacactgTCTTCAGCTCTGATGGCATCTAAAGTATGCTCAAGTAATGGAGAAGCCCAACTATATACTTGATAAGGTGTTGCAACACGTTCAAAAGGATGACGAGCAGTTCTCTTTTTTTGCAATGCTGCAAAATTTCGTTTGAAAGCTGGACTTACTTGACTAAGCAATTCAATTAAAGAGTGACATAAATGATTTGGTGCAGCAGGTTTAGGATTAAATTCTTCATTAGTAGACCtagtcataataaaaaattattgtaaaaaaaaggtaagaatttttttttaattataattactgatTAATGAAAAATCCTTTGGTACAAGCGGTAATGTGAAAATGTTTATCCTCTAATGTAATGACATACATATACATCAAATCTCCATGCATTTTTCGAAAACCAGGTGGAGGATTCCATGCAGAAGTAGTAAGTacctaaaatcataaaaagcactaggtattatattggtaGTATTGAAACTAGTtgcatgttttatttatgtagtgACACTTATATTGAAAGGAaagactaataattaaaataaattgtgagaAAAACTTGAATTCAACTGTTCTGAAGACATTTAGTcttcaaactttaaattaaaaattataaggacataactaataaaataattctttgtCAAAATCCAGccacagtaaaaaaatattaataatattaatataatatttatttacttcaaatcaaatctaaaataataaaatacttaatatacaatgagtaataaacatttcctcaaaatatagtataaatattataattaaaatatgaaatattatttttacctttatgCATAAAGGTCCTTTTAAGTCTTTTGATGTCGGATGCAGGGGAAGTAATGGTCGATCTTTATTGTTTGGCATTATATAGTCTGGAGGAGTACAGTCAACACTTTCAGACcgagtttttttcttttctgtttttaaaaataaaaacgtttttattactatCACTTACGACAATTAAAAGCCATACTAAGTTTATTACCTTGAgtaacaacatttaaaaatgataatgaatTACAATCAACACCATTGTAAGCATCTGCCATttctaatgattttaatatgtcTCTAACATGGCGAACATGAATTCTAGCTTCACGCATAGTGTACGGCTCTTCAACAACctgtaagtattatataataattagaataccaaacatttttaagaatattagaatacataaattagaattgaaatattttaatttctattagttaacaataaatgatttaaatattaatattgatttgaatGTAGTAATTATGGTAACTATTTGTCTCAGaaattatttaccatattCTAATGAGACTTTTTGAGttcataatttagtattagatTTTAgcatcttaaattttaataggtgtattaatctaaattataattaattttgaagatGTATTCCTAAAATTATGTTCTTTGACTATACCTatcagtttaaataataataacacgagacaaaaattataaataagatataacATTGGTATATATAAGCAGAGAGCACTTAAACTGCAACAAaatctataatgtatatacattgaataaaaatttttttttaataaaatcaatcagaaaataattgttgataacAACATTAGATAGTCAATGTGATAGACCATTTaagctatatttatttagatattatatcttaatatctaattttaatgtttttgtttatttttgatcaaaTAATAGAGTATTGCAAGtagttaataaaacaaatttaagttCTTTTGTGACACAGGATGaggatttcataaattaaaaccacAGACTAAGATATAATGGACTGGCATCAAGTGCAATATCTGTGAGCCGAAAATATTACGTGAGCAAGAAGTGAAGGGGGTAACAAAAACCGAATGATTTTAGCGctctttatataatttatacacttttatatactaaaataaaaaaatgttgatggaGTTGGAATCAttgggtttttatttttcataacatttGATGCTCAGTCCCTCCTACTCCCTAGCCAATTCGATGCCAGTCCATTATATCTTAGTCCGTGATTAAAACTAACCATTAAAAAGATAaagtaaaacacattttaatgtacaagtaaataatattaaatctcaaaaattatatgaaagatCAATgggcaatatattaatacaaaaatatcagtcataaaaataataataataaatataatatatatttaaatcatattgaccactattttaaaaacaactatttaaaactaaaacatactttaataatagatcCTTCTTTAAGGCCatcaatagttttcaattctGAAAAATTATCCAATGTTATACCATTCAGCTGTAGTGAAAAACATGTACGGTGACAAGTGTCCTCTCTATCCATTAGTAATTGGTGAATTTCTTGAACTAATTCCATGCTAGATACCTACATTAGATAACACATAAGTTATtgcaaaaaattgtaaattaaataatttttattaactaacttGAATTTCAAAAGCTTCAGTTCCAGGACAAACTATTTTGACATTGAATCCAAGatcttgaataaaaattatctcagtaccttgttttttttcattatcagTACTCTCCTCAGAACTATCATCGCTATGAGAAATGTTGTTAATGTTTTGATCTGTAATTGTAGTGTCTACATCTTTATCTTTCTTGGTATTTTTCTTCAATTGTTTTTTCCCAACATTATGGGATTCATTATTGTTGACAACATCTACATGATTAACTGTAGTACTTTCAGAATTAACTTCTTGACTACCGATTCCATTAACAACATGATCTACACTTGGTATCTTATGATCATTACAAACTATTTCTATATTccctaaaatataacacaattattatttagtaatttagtaagtcataatcacattttaattaataaatttgaaatttaatattttttaaactaacaacAAATGCTATAGGTAAATAAGGTTTAAGTttgattatacttttttagacTTTATGcacaattgtttatttttatactttaaatatcgtaaaaactaCACTAAATCAtctttttacatgaaaaataaaatttaataatacaaaaaaaatgaacaatcataattaaaaatgagattttttaaatttaaatgtttcttGTTAGTATATCGaagaatttgaatttcaaattatttaaaaaaacaaaatgataaaattagtattaactGAGATAGTAACTGTactcaaatgaaaaatatttattttaatatttttttattgattaatttgtatctaatgttaaattattaatatgttcaccttaaatatctacttattttaagtttgagtaataataatacaaaaaaatatttcaatgttttttttaataataactcatatctaaatatattatattttaattagtcttTAAAATCTAAAGTAAAAGGTTTTCATAGGTTGGGGTTTAGTATGTATAGCAAGATACAACAGCTTTATCAATTTAAGTATTACCAATCATagctataaaattttttatttattattaaattatattactaaatataggttataactataattcggtaccaacaaaataaagtatactCAAAAggtaatatgaatattgatttatttaattattaaatgccaAATgccaatttttactataatacaattaaggtAAAAGGTGAGCGACAGTAATTtaggtaaaatattgttaattaatgggactttaataattaatgataaacctgatttttaaattaaatttggaatAAAACCTAATTTTCAGACAAGATTTTACAAATCATtttgacatatattttaacatgctattgttgtaaaaataattttgatttaaaggtattaaaattattttaaacaactaaAAACTTTAGGTACAActtgtatttatagttaaaaaaattaaataaccatTAATTGGTGAACAATCTATCAAAGATACAGATACAGATTAATTGCTTAACTCTTGACTATATAAAAATCcttgatgaaaaaatatttcattattatcttttgacagtaaatattctaataaataatgaaatatacctacatgaaaatattaaaactaatagacgcactgttatattttttataataaaattaatttttaaaactctttctttaaaaaaatacattataaaaataataattataggtattaaattataatttgtaaataaaattaaaattattgtaaagaaccaatttaaaaatattaagttagttTTAGTATCCACTTACTATTCAGTACAATAACATCAATTGATTaagattcattaaattattgtaagtacataaaataaaaatcatattttctaacaaattaataatatacttaaataaaattctacaaATAGGTTCTTCAAAtatgtcatatttatataaataaatacatgacTGCAAAATGTTAATTGAATTCTAACACTtcgtttacatattattttttaattgataattcaagaataaaatagataggtacttaCAATTCGAcctttaggtattttattttttttttttcagataataattataatatgtacttacctAATTTTATAAGCTAATAATACATCcaacattaaattatcaatacattttcatttgcATACACTTTTATAACATAGATTCAAATATTAGTgtactacttattatttaacataccaTTTAATTGATGATTATTTGAATTAGTCAAGTTTCCCTCCTTGACTTCTAGTGTCATTGCAAATGGCTTCTGATCTactctttaaattaaattaaattattcggcCGGGAAAATTACCCAGCAATAAAGGTTTATACCAAATTCgccaacaaattataaaaggaaataacataaaataaaaggaataaaaaatttaagtaattttagttcaaaatacaaatattttttaaaacgtgactataaaaattaaaaacatcgtGATGATATTTTACAAGAAGAAAATGAagacaaattaatttgtagaAGTGGTCAGGAGAAATGGTAACATTTAACCGAATCAGTGTAGGCAAATACAcagaatgtattttttatcccCAATGTTTCGTCATCCTTATCAaaacatatacttatatatataattaatttcaatatattctaCACTATCTATGGTTTTATCATGAATTCAAATTGTTCATATGATTATCAGTTATTATCATGGACCATGGATTATGGAATATGTGCCACAGAATACACATAAAACcaactattttaaactaactACTTTGTTGTacttaatgtacctataaatatagataataattaataactattaactaattagttattactggTCAATGATTATTGCTTAAAAGTCGACCGTGATGCCGTGATGGTCGttggataataaataatttatctgtgtattctaattattctataattatatatgttgttAGTAGACCTTTAGTCAAACATAAATGgagatattagatattatagattaataaggtacaattttctttattatttcatatctgAACGACTGTACATTTAGACATAAGACAGTTGTAGTCGTTGTAGATCATCTAAAAGCCTtaacacttaataattaatactattaacacTAAACTACATTGTCTATGTTTACAGTAATAATTCAGTAATGCGtagactttatataatataattattaatatgttaatacttaatagttctaaatgaacaataaatattatttagacttTTGAGTCTTTTAAGGATCTCtaataagaaattcaagaaTACGCTCTATCTGAGgggcaacatttttttatgtatttcgttgtatacttttatttatagaagtaTTGATTGAtccttatttattacaaatatttaataggtaaactaatatttattagttaatttttaatacatttttatattgtacctattacaTGTTgacgtaataatttatttacttattcataTTGTTGTTGGTGCTGAAGGCAGGGGCGGAGCAGGAACCAAATCCAGGCcgggaaattaaaatttatccaGGCCACCCACCAAAAATGTTGCACTGCAAGGTACCATATTTGTTAAGACGCGCACATTTGAGTTTCAAATTTGAGGAGCTATAcagagtaattattttatcaaaacactAAGTCTAGTATtgacttttttgtttttattttttttttaaatacttagttTCATGCTTTTCTCAAACTGaacgaaatttttatttctttcaccattttatttaataggtaaacCACTAACAaccttttattttcaaatggcaacctacaattaaaatgtactaaatttatattagtgctatttttt contains the following coding sequences:
- the LOC113560751 gene encoding clustered mitochondria protein homolog is translated as MTLEVKEGNLTNSNNHQLNGNIEIVCNDHKIPSVDHVVNGIGSQEVNSESTTVNHVDVVNNNESHNVGKKQLKKNTKKDKDVDTTITDQNINNISHSDDSSEESTDNEKKQGTEIIFIQDLGFNVKIVCPGTEAFEIQVSSMELVQEIHQLLMDREDTCHRTCFSLQLNGITLDNFSELKTIDGLKEGSIIKVVEEPYTMREARIHVRHVRDILKSLEMADAYNGVDCNSLSFLNVVTQEKKKTRSESVDCTPPDYIMPNNKDRPLLPLHPTSKDLKGPLCIKVLTTSAWNPPPGFRKMHGDLMYMYVITLEDKHFHITACTKGFFINQSTNEEFNPKPAAPNHLCHSLIELLSQVSPAFKRNFAALQKKRTARHPFERVATPYQVYSWASPLLEHTLDAIRAEDTFSSKLGYEEHIPGQTRDWNEELQTTRELPRKNLPERLLRERAIFKVHGDFVAAATRGAMAVIDGNVMAINPGEEAKMQMFIWNNIFFSLGFDVRDHYKELGGDAAAFVAPRNDLQGVRVYSAVDLPGLYTLGTVVVDYRGYRVTAQSIIPGILEREQEQSVVYGSVDFGKTVTTNPKYIELLSQAAQQLKIMPHKVISEKSEEIELCSSVECKGIIGNDSRYYILDLLRTFPPDVNFLLLDEDILSKEVKSLGFPIQHRHKLCCLRQELIDSFIDTRYMMFIKYAAFHLQHLNLWKNQKNVDSVIDNSALIKEKGISDENSKHEVADVNKIDNKGDENTLEESIETKKKIVETITESVVKDSDDNSTKEVVKKAAQKVGSLKETEFDIRFNPDVFSPGVKHFNPESDHFKLEKQLVVDAAEYLLLSQIPLFIRDCMDHSSAPMDGQILSENLHTRGINIRYLGKIAEKLSKIKQLEYLYSITVAELITRAAKHIFNTYIQSAELMSLANAVSHFLNCFLSSCSTPHPQNTLDDVKPIKKRNKRKGRLNRLLTVDNKDWANLTRHGLWSQIRAEIKSYYAWELVSETIESICEHYGTQKISLLRSFCLKTGIQILLREYSFDSKNRFTFFEEDIVNMFPVVKHINPRATDAFNFYTTGQTKIQQGLLKEGYDLIMEALTLLNNVYGAMHPEIAQCLRMLARLSYIMGDYGEAMAYQQKAVFMSERVNGIDHPYTITEYIHLALYCYANNQITTALKLLYRARYLAVLICGENHPEIALLDSNISLILHAVQEYDLSLRFLEKALALNIKFYGPKSLKVAVSYHLVARTQSCMGDFRSALSNERETYAIYKQQFGEKHEKTQESSDCLKHLTHQAVVLQKKMNEIYTGKTGATLPPIQIHPPSMGSVLDMLNVINGILYVQISQQDLENFKAEVEKRSETLDLVKPSTEQECTS